The Microbacterium natoriense genomic interval TTGCAGCGTAGACGAAGGTCTAGTATCGCTTCTTGTACTCGGTTTAATAATCTCGAAGTCCCGATAGGGATCATTAGAACCGGAGGCATGAATGTTCCAGAAGATCAAGAAGATGACTGCAGTGGCGACAGTGGGGATCGTTGTGGGGGGAGTCTTTCCGCTTGCTTCCCAGGCGGCTTACGCGTCTGCGGCACCCACCGCCGTGGCAACGGAGGCGAAGATGTCTCGTGGGCCGATCATGGTCAAGCAGTTCTGGTCCGCTATCTTGCGTCTCTTCATTACGATCTCCAAGCACGCGAGCGATCGCATGCGGCAGTACGGCATCTCGGACAGGCTGCTGCAGCAGATCCTCAACGAAGGCAGAGTCGTCGGGCAGGGTGGCGGTGTCACCAAGATTCGTTTCGGTCAGTGGGAGGCGAGGGTCAACTCCTCAACCGGGAATGTGATTACAGTTATCAAGAACACATCGGGCGGATCGAGCGGTGGGCGATGACAAGAGCACTCAATTTCGAGTATGACCCCGAGTCCGACGCGGCGTACATTCGGCTCCGTTCGGCTCCGATCGACCACACCGTTGATCTCGAACAGGTTGCGCTCCAGCTGCCAGTCCTCGTGGATATCGATAGCGATGGGCGAGTGCTCGGGTTCGAGATCCTCTCCGTCAGCACAACGGTTGGGCCGCAGGCTTGAGGAGACGTCATGTTGCCCCGCTGCTCCTCTCCGCGCTCGCGATCACCAGTTGCGCGCCCGCCGGCGAGGAGATGATCCTCGCAGATGCCAGCGAGGGAACGGCACGTGTCGAATGGACCGACAAAGCTTCTCATAGCTGGACTCTCGTCAAGAACGAGC includes:
- a CDS encoding DUF2283 domain-containing protein, with amino-acid sequence MTRALNFEYDPESDAAYIRLRSAPIDHTVDLEQVALQLPVLVDIDSDGRVLGFEILSVSTTVGPQA